The following proteins come from a genomic window of Candidatus Methanoperedens sp.:
- a CDS encoding class I SAM-dependent DNA methyltransferase — MAKTNGNGEKVKSMESWIWDAACSIRGAADAAKFKDYILPLIFIKRLCDVFDDEIDRIAEKVKSRTKALHLVERDKSIVRFYIPIKPKDPEKERTWDVIRKLSDKIGQQLTDILREVAKENKDLQGIIDRVDFNATTHGQRDIDDDRLSKLIEKVSEKRLGLKDVEPDIIGRSYEYLIRKFAEGSGQSAGEFYTPTEVGFIIAKIMDAEPGMEIYDPCCGSGGLLIKCEMVMEEKMALRSKEKYAPLQLHGQEFIASTWAMSKMNMVIHDMEGEIEIGDTLKNPIFKTAGKLRKFDRVVANPMWNQGKDSLSYINDDFFINDEMERFPAGPCGGKIDWGWVQHIYSSLNDKGRGGVVLDTGAASRGSGNQGSNKEKECRKWFVEHDLIEGVIYLPENLFYNTSAPGIIIFLNKAKKHKNKIFLLHAGKEFEKGDPKNYITKEGIERISETYKAFKEVEKFSRLVGKDEIVKNDYNISPSRYIQVNDAYAYRPIEEIVEELREQENEYVTIDVEVKSILAKLGI; from the coding sequence ATGGCAAAAACAAACGGAAATGGTGAGAAAGTAAAATCCATGGAAAGCTGGATCTGGGATGCAGCTTGCAGTATAAGAGGTGCAGCTGATGCGGCTAAGTTCAAAGATTACATTCTTCCATTAATATTTATAAAACGATTGTGTGATGTGTTTGACGATGAGATTGACCGCATTGCAGAAAAAGTAAAAAGCAGAACCAAAGCCCTGCACTTAGTGGAACGGGATAAATCAATAGTGCGTTTTTACATACCCATTAAGCCCAAAGACCCTGAAAAGGAAAGAACATGGGATGTGATTAGAAAGCTGTCTGATAAAATTGGACAGCAACTCACCGATATTCTTCGTGAGGTAGCTAAAGAGAACAAAGACCTGCAAGGAATCATTGACCGTGTTGACTTCAACGCCACCACGCACGGGCAGCGTGATATTGATGATGACCGATTGAGCAAACTAATTGAAAAAGTTTCTGAAAAGCGATTGGGATTGAAAGATGTAGAGCCGGATATAATCGGGCGCAGTTACGAGTACCTGATACGAAAGTTCGCCGAAGGAAGCGGACAGAGCGCCGGGGAGTTCTACACGCCAACAGAAGTGGGTTTCATCATAGCGAAGATCATGGATGCTGAGCCCGGCATGGAAATTTATGACCCATGCTGCGGAAGCGGCGGTCTGCTTATTAAATGCGAGATGGTAATGGAAGAAAAGATGGCGCTGCGCTCTAAAGAGAAGTATGCGCCGCTTCAATTACATGGACAGGAATTTATTGCATCTACGTGGGCAATGAGTAAAATGAACATGGTAATACATGACATGGAGGGCGAAATTGAAATCGGCGACACTCTAAAAAATCCCATCTTCAAAACCGCTGGCAAACTAAGAAAGTTTGACCGTGTTGTTGCCAATCCCATGTGGAACCAGGGCAAAGACAGCTTATCCTATATAAATGATGATTTTTTTATCAATGATGAAATGGAACGCTTCCCCGCAGGTCCTTGCGGAGGCAAGATTGACTGGGGCTGGGTGCAGCATATATACAGCAGCCTGAACGATAAAGGTAGAGGAGGCGTTGTACTTGATACTGGAGCCGCCAGCCGGGGCAGCGGCAACCAGGGGAGCAATAAAGAAAAGGAGTGCCGCAAATGGTTTGTTGAGCATGACCTGATTGAAGGGGTTATCTACCTGCCTGAAAATCTGTTTTACAATACCTCTGCGCCAGGAATTATCATTTTCCTGAACAAAGCCAAAAAGCACAAGAACAAAATTTTCCTTTTACATGCAGGCAAGGAGTTTGAAAAGGGCGATCCCAAGAACTATATCACAAAGGAAGGGATCGAGCGCATTTCTGAGACCTATAAAGCCTTTAAAGAAGTTGAAAAATTTTCCCGGCTGGTGGGTAAAGATGAAATTGTTAAGAATGATTACAATATTTCGCCCAGCCGCTACATACAGGTTAATGATGCCTACGCCTACCGTCCCATTGAAGAGATTGTGGAGGAACTTCGCGAACAGGAAAATGAGTATGTCACCATTGATGTCGAAGTGAAAAGCATTTTAGCAAAATTGGGGATATGA
- a CDS encoding restriction endonuclease subunit S, whose protein sequence is MMEGWKETEVDKNPVNWEMVLFPKFVILQRGKDLTKVNFKTGNVPVAGSSGIIGYHDTSFVKAPGVTVGRSGSCGQVCYYETDFWAHNTSLYVKDFNGNDELFSYFYLSYLDIGRYKTGVSVPTLDRNSLNNIKIPLPPLPEQRKIAHVLSTVQKAIEQQDNLICTTNELKKALMQKLFTEGTRGEPQRKTEIGLVPESWEVVRIGDMYEFTSKPRGLDIGSPVPFIPMDLVPFNELEINKYVLRDKVSSGTYVENGDLLLAKITPSFENGKQGFVSIDKPFAYATTEVIPIKEKQGLSDKFYLYYFLLKDDIRSQLTGKMEGSTGRQRLSKTVLEETLIPKPSLSEQIEIAKMYISFDKKISFCNSKKQTLTALFKTLLHELMTGQRRVHEMEFK, encoded by the coding sequence ATGATGGAAGGCTGGAAAGAAACTGAGGTCGATAAAAATCCAGTAAATTGGGAAATGGTGCTTTTCCCTAAGTTTGTTATTCTTCAAAGAGGCAAGGATTTAACAAAGGTTAATTTTAAAACTGGAAATGTTCCGGTTGCTGGATCAAGTGGAATAATTGGATACCACGATACAAGTTTTGTGAAAGCACCAGGAGTAACAGTTGGGAGAAGTGGTTCCTGTGGTCAAGTTTGTTATTACGAAACTGATTTTTGGGCTCACAATACTTCACTATATGTTAAAGACTTCAATGGAAATGATGAGCTATTCTCATACTTTTATTTAAGTTATCTTGATATTGGAAGGTATAAAACAGGGGTTTCTGTTCCTACTTTAGATAGAAATTCATTAAATAATATCAAAATCCCTCTTCCTCCCCTCCCCGAACAACGCAAAATCGCCCATGTATTAAGCACGGTGCAAAAAGCCATTGAGCAGCAGGACAATCTCATATGCACCACCAACGAGCTAAAAAAAGCTCTCATGCAAAAACTTTTTACCGAAGGCACCAGAGGCGAACCCCAAAGAAAAACCGAAATCGGGTTGGTGCCGGAGAGTTGGGAGGTTGTGAGGATTGGGGATATGTATGAGTTTACTTCAAAACCGAGAGGGTTAGACATTGGAAGCCCTGTTCCTTTTATCCCAATGGACTTGGTGCCGTTCAATGAATTGGAGATTAATAAATATGTGCTTCGGGATAAGGTTTCAAGCGGAACATATGTAGAGAATGGAGATTTACTTCTTGCCAAGATAACTCCTTCATTTGAAAATGGCAAGCAAGGTTTTGTTTCCATTGATAAACCATTTGCCTATGCAACTACTGAAGTTATTCCAATAAAGGAAAAACAAGGTTTAAGCGATAAATTCTACCTATATTATTTCCTTCTAAAAGATGATATCAGGTCACAGTTAACGGGTAAAATGGAAGGTTCCACAGGCAGGCAAAGATTGAGTAAAACAGTTTTGGAAGAAACACTTATCCCAAAACCTTCATTATCTGAGCAGATTGAAATTGCAAAAATGTATATTTCATTCGATAAGAAAATATCTTTTTGTAACAGCAAAAAACAAACCCTCACCGCCCTATTCAAAACCCTCCTCCACGAGCTGATGACCGGGCAGCGCAGGGTGCATGAGATGGAGTTCAAGTAA
- a CDS encoding DUF433 domain-containing protein has product MKAEKLLERITLNPDVMTGKPVIKGTRLTVQFIVGLLAHGASVEEILEEYKGLTREDIRACLLFATESLENITFMPLTAEAC; this is encoded by the coding sequence ATGAAAGCGGAAAAATTGCTTGAACGCATAACTCTTAACCCAGATGTTATGACAGGAAAACCTGTAATCAAGGGGACAAGACTTACGGTGCAGTTTATCGTGGGATTATTAGCGCATGGCGCTTCTGTGGAGGAAATCCTTGAAGAATACAAAGGATTAACCAGGGAAGATATAAGAGCATGTTTGCTTTTTGCAACAGAATCCCTTGAAAACATTACATTTATGCCTTTGACAGCAGAGGCTTGTTAG
- a CDS encoding HsdR family type I site-specific deoxyribonuclease, whose protein sequence is MKKKMTAPKPTEHKSVQARILKYAQEIGWRYVSQSEAEQRRGFDPSGASPREKAKNASRFFTDTLFEKVKDFNPKFKDSKEELLRKLNLPLPTIAGNRDFLQHLQGEKTFFSKEENREFNLVLINYGEPDKNVYEVTEEYYLFNGQYANREDVAFLINGIPVLVIECKNATKDEAIAIGIDQIRRYHRETPEFFCPEQIFTATESIGFSYGVTWNLIRRNIFNWKEEEIGNLEVKIKSFCGRQNILDYLKKFIIFAEQNEELNKYILAQHQKTAVTKVLERAIDPKKTRGLVWHTQGSGKTFTMIKIAELLFKAPEAEKPTILLLIDRNELEDQMARNLESLGVKNVVQAEHIRDLQKLLKNDYRGIIVSMMHKFQDMPADVNLRKNIYVLIDEAHRTTGGDLGTYLMAAVPNATLIGFTGTPVDKTVHGKGTFKTFGLEDESGYLHKYSIAESIEDYTTLPLFYGMAPNELLVPRDILEKEFLNLAEAYGVSDIEELNKILERAVNTRNFLKGKERVEKVAEYVASHYKENVEPMGYKAFLVGVDRPACAMYKKALDKFLPTEYSEVVYTGNNNDTEDLKKYHIDTKKEKEIRKKFTKIGELPKILIVTEKLLTGFDAPILYAMYLDKPMRDHTLLQAIARVNRPYENEEKDMKKPHGFVLDFVGIFDKLEKALAFDSKEINSIIKDIQLLKHLFKAKMEEKVPPYLQLIKFGFNDKDTDNLIAYFRDKSKRKEFFKLYKEVEMLYEIISPDKFLRPYIDNYTTLSAIYQIVRNAYAKRVQVDREFQRKTNELIQNKIGMSNLQQVNEFFEINEETIKKIQDTQKNDNTRVINLVKSIERIAEEESDDPFLIGLQERAAQVEESYEDRQITTQEALEEIRKIYEDDIKRKKEQVEKGFDGLTFFIYRTLLDKDFKKADEITKQIKAEFVNNPNWKSSEKELRDLRKGTYYAVLSEEENIDRAAAIVEDLFNQLFKAYNL, encoded by the coding sequence TTGAAAAAGAAAATGACAGCGCCCAAACCAACAGAACATAAAAGCGTCCAAGCTCGTATACTAAAATATGCACAGGAAATCGGCTGGAGGTATGTCTCGCAAAGCGAAGCCGAGCAGCGCAGAGGTTTTGATCCATCCGGCGCTTCTCCGAGAGAGAAAGCCAAAAACGCTTCCCGCTTTTTTACCGATACTTTATTTGAAAAGGTAAAAGACTTTAATCCAAAGTTCAAAGACAGCAAAGAAGAACTCCTTCGCAAACTCAATTTGCCTTTGCCAACCATCGCGGGCAACCGGGATTTTTTACAGCATCTTCAGGGAGAAAAAACGTTCTTCAGCAAAGAGGAAAACCGTGAATTTAACCTTGTGCTGATAAACTATGGCGAGCCAGACAAAAATGTGTATGAAGTAACCGAAGAATATTATCTTTTCAATGGGCAGTATGCCAATCGGGAGGATGTTGCATTTCTCATCAATGGCATTCCGGTTCTTGTAATCGAATGTAAAAACGCCACCAAAGACGAAGCCATTGCAATAGGTATAGACCAGATCAGACGCTATCACCGTGAGACGCCGGAGTTTTTTTGTCCAGAGCAGATTTTCACAGCCACTGAAAGCATTGGTTTTTCGTATGGCGTAACATGGAACCTCATCAGAAGAAATATTTTTAACTGGAAAGAAGAAGAAATCGGCAATCTGGAAGTAAAAATTAAATCCTTCTGCGGCAGGCAGAATATTCTTGATTACTTGAAAAAATTCATTATTTTTGCAGAGCAAAATGAAGAGCTGAATAAATACATTTTAGCTCAACACCAGAAAACAGCAGTAACAAAAGTATTAGAACGGGCAATCGACCCGAAAAAGACAAGAGGTTTAGTATGGCATACGCAGGGAAGCGGCAAAACCTTTACTATGATAAAAATAGCTGAACTGCTGTTTAAAGCCCCCGAAGCCGAAAAACCCACCATTCTCTTGTTGATCGACCGCAATGAACTGGAAGACCAGATGGCCAGAAATCTTGAATCGTTGGGTGTAAAAAATGTAGTACAGGCAGAGCATATAAGAGACTTGCAAAAATTGCTGAAAAATGATTATAGAGGAATAATAGTCAGTATGATGCATAAATTCCAGGATATGCCTGCTGATGTCAATCTTCGCAAAAACATTTATGTGCTGATTGATGAAGCGCACCGAACCACAGGAGGAGATTTAGGAACATATCTGATGGCTGCCGTCCCGAATGCTACTTTAATAGGATTTACAGGCACGCCGGTTGATAAAACAGTTCATGGTAAAGGAACATTCAAGACCTTTGGCCTTGAAGACGAATCTGGTTATCTGCATAAATATTCCATTGCAGAAAGCATTGAAGATTATACAACATTGCCCCTGTTTTATGGGATGGCTCCAAATGAGCTTTTAGTCCCCAGGGATATTTTGGAAAAAGAGTTTTTGAACCTGGCGGAAGCTTATGGGGTAAGCGACATCGAAGAATTGAATAAAATCCTGGAACGTGCTGTTAATACCCGCAACTTTTTGAAAGGAAAGGAACGGGTAGAAAAGGTGGCTGAATACGTGGCAAGTCATTACAAAGAAAATGTCGAGCCAATGGGCTATAAGGCATTTTTAGTTGGAGTTGACCGTCCAGCATGTGCCATGTATAAAAAGGCGTTAGATAAGTTTCTGCCCACGGAATATTCGGAAGTAGTTTACACCGGCAACAACAACGACACAGAAGACCTAAAGAAATATCACATTGACACTAAAAAAGAAAAGGAAATTAGAAAGAAGTTCACCAAAATCGGAGAACTGCCCAAGATCCTGATCGTTACGGAAAAACTTTTGACAGGTTTTGATGCACCGATTTTGTACGCCATGTATCTGGACAAACCAATGCGTGACCATACCCTTCTTCAAGCCATTGCAAGGGTAAACAGACCATATGAGAACGAAGAAAAGGATATGAAAAAGCCTCATGGTTTTGTCCTGGACTTTGTAGGCATATTTGACAAACTTGAAAAAGCACTCGCATTTGATAGCAAAGAAATCAATTCGATAATAAAGGATATTCAACTGCTGAAACACCTGTTCAAGGCAAAGATGGAAGAAAAAGTTCCTCCTTACTTACAACTGATTAAATTTGGTTTTAACGACAAAGACACAGATAATCTCATTGCATACTTTAGAGATAAATCCAAAAGAAAAGAATTTTTCAAATTATACAAAGAGGTGGAAATGCTATATGAAATCATTTCACCTGATAAATTCTTAAGACCATACATTGACAATTACACTACGCTTTCTGCTATTTACCAAATCGTAAGAAATGCCTATGCAAAAAGAGTCCAGGTTGACAGGGAGTTCCAGAGAAAAACAAATGAATTGATCCAGAATAAAATAGGCATGAGCAATTTGCAGCAGGTTAATGAATTCTTTGAGATTAACGAAGAAACGATTAAAAAAATACAAGATACTCAGAAAAATGACAATACACGGGTAATCAACTTAGTAAAGAGTATTGAAAGAATTGCTGAAGAAGAATCTGATGACCCATTTCTAATTGGTTTGCAGGAAAGAGCTGCCCAAGTAGAAGAAAGCTATGAGGACAGGCAAATTACCACGCAGGAAGCATTAGAAGAAATCAGAAAGATTTATGAAGATGACATAAAACGGAAAAAAGAACAGGTAGAGAAGGGCTTTGATGGCCTAACTTTCTTCATTTACAGAACACTGCTCGACAAAGATTTCAAAAAGGCGGATGAAATAACCAAGCAAATTAAAGCAGAGTTTGTTAATAATCCGAACTGGAAATCAAGCGAAAAGGAATTGAGAGATCTGAGAAAAGGAACATATTACGCTGTGCTTAGCGAAGAAGAGAATATTGACAGAGCTGCTGCAATTGTAGAAGATTTATTTAATCAGTTATTCAAAGCCTACAACTTATGA
- a CDS encoding M48 family metallopeptidase, whose protein sequence is MIMSKWNDKSEFKARVKEFAGKMDIEVKALAIRPMTNKWASCSTDGNLNFNKELLDMDKEIGDYVIVHELLHFKVPNHSKLWKSLMTAYLGDYEKLEKKLNKIKIGEK, encoded by the coding sequence ATGATTATGAGTAAATGGAACGATAAATCTGAATTCAAGGCAAGAGTAAAAGAGTTTGCCGGAAAAATGGATATTGAAGTAAAAGCACTTGCTATCAGACCTATGACAAACAAATGGGCTTCATGTTCTACAGATGGTAATTTGAATTTCAATAAAGAACTTCTGGACATGGACAAAGAAATTGGTGACTACGTAATTGTGCATGAATTGTTGCATTTCAAGGTTCCCAATCATAGTAAACTTTGGAAAAGCTTAATGACTGCTTACCTGGGCGACTATGAGAAGTTAGAAAAGAAATTGAATAAAATAAAAATTGGAGAAAAATAG
- a CDS encoding type II toxin-antitoxin system RelE/ParE family toxin, which translates to MTFEINIKAKSLKFISSLQKHDRARLKEAMLVLKEDPVPIKSLDITKLRGEKNKYRIRKGKFRIVYEVIWEQKVILIHRVDLRGDVYK; encoded by the coding sequence ATGACATTTGAAATAAATATCAAAGCCAAATCTTTGAAATTTATTTCTTCCCTGCAGAAACATGACAGGGCGCGCCTCAAAGAGGCAATGCTTGTCCTGAAAGAAGACCCGGTTCCCATAAAATCCCTTGATATCACCAAACTAAGAGGTGAAAAGAATAAGTATCGTATCCGTAAAGGGAAGTTCAGAATTGTTTACGAAGTTATCTGGGAACAAAAGGTTATCCTGATCCATAGGGTTGATCTTAGAGGAGATGTTTATAAATAA